CGCGCCGGGCACCGTTCGCTCCCGGTCCCGTCATACCAGTGTCCTTGGGCTCGGCACTGCGCCTCATCCCCCTGCCGAGACCTTCTCCTCGTGACACGGGGAGAAGAACGCCTTCATCGACGGCTTCGCCGTTCTCGACCGTGGGCTGATATGGCGTCGCCGCGGCGGCCGAGCGCCCTTCTCCCCGCTTGCGAGGAGAAGGTGCCGGCAGGCGGATGAGGGGGCGGCGCCATCCGTCGATCGAAAGGACTGCCGCTGTCACACGGTCGTCTTTCCCCGCAGGATCAGGCGGGCGAGGGAGGCGACGATGAAGGAGAAGAGCACCAGCCCGACAAACTCGTTGGCGGCGCGCACCACGAAGAAGAAGGTGCCCTTGCCGGTCCAGCGCGTGCTCTCGCCCCCAAAGCTCGTATTGACCTCCCAGTGATCGGCCATCCCGAGATTCGCGACGGGAACCATGAGGTCCAGTGCCAGGACGAACCCCTCCAGGGCCGGGTATCCCGGAGGCAATTCTCCGGGACCGGAGGCGGGAGGATAAAGCCCCGTCTTGGTCATGACCAAAACCCCGCTCTGCGATGCGCATCGGTTTCCGCCGCATGCATCGTAAATGAAAACAGACCATAAAATTCCGAAGAAGCAGGCCGTGAAGATACAATAACATATGGTCCTGTTGAGGTCGTATCCATATCGGGAAAATTCGCTCGCGATCTTGTCTGCGGCGGCCTCGAAAATTCTGAGCGACCGCCGGCCTCGGATCTCTGCGAAGAGATGGTTTGCGCAATCTTCCATTCCGAGTTCGTCATAGCCGCGAACGAATTTCATCCAGACCGTCGGCTCGCTTTCGCATTCTTCACCGTTGAGCCAGCGCTTGCGATGATCGCAGGTTTGAATTTCGTCGTTCCTGCCGCCTGCGCGCGTGGAGTCCTTGGTCCGCAGGAAGCTGAAGCGAAGTCCGCGGGATTTGACCTTCCACGTCTGGCACTCCGCGACGTTGTCGCTGAAGGTCGTCACGGAGACGTTCGACAGGTTGAGTTCCGGTCTCGCCGCCGCGGCTGCCCCCGTGAAGGCTCGGAGGCGAAGTTCGAGCGCTTCCGCGTGTAACTGCTCGAGGTCGAGATGAGGTAAGCCCGACTTCTTTCCGACCTCGGCCTTCGCGTCTTGATCGGTGACGCCGATCGACACCACGCCCCCGAAACGGGAGCGGGCGAGCGATGCGCTGCTGTCGTCGAGACTGTCCACATCGAGCCGCAGTCCGGACGGGCATTGGCTGTCGGTGATCTCGAACCCATGCCCGTCCTCGCGCCACAGGTGGACGTTCTCGAAAGCGAAAGCGCCGGCGCGGCCGAAGCGGAAGCTGAAGGCCGTGCGAAACCGGAAGGGATGCTCCCCGTCGTCCTTCGAACGCTCCAGGTCCTCCGACCGCCTCAGATCGACAATGCCTTCGACGCTGCAGTTGCGCATGGACACCAATGGGCAGTGATCGCTCACCTGCCCCACCAGCTTGAGCGATGGACCGAGGCTGCAATGTTCGAAGGCGACGCCACGCTTCAGCCAGATCGCTTCGAGGGTCACGTCACGGTCGAAGCGACACCGCAGAGCTGCCAGGCCGGCCTTTCGGTCGACGTCGTTCTCCCCGGGCGCCTGTTCGAGAGACAGGAGCGCCTCGCCGCCGACGGTGCATTCGATCAGCGCCACGTTCTCCGAGGCGACCGGCGCCGCGCCCGCAGCGTCGCGACGCATGGCGAATCCGCCCTTGATCCGAAGGTTTCGAAGGACGAGCGATGCGAGCGGCGCGGCGGTGGCCCACTCGTCGATGTCATCCAGCGTCCAGGCCCGTTCCGTCCGTTCGGCGGGCAGGGCGTTGTCCTCGAACAGCGACCCGTGCAGGACGAAATCGCGGTCGATCGTCAGCCGATCGAACAGCGCGCCTTTCGTGAAACGGCAGGAATCGACGTCGACCCGTCCGCCCGCTCGGCTGTTGCGCAGGCGAAAGGCGCCCTCGCAGGAAAGCTTCGCCATCCGCAGATCCTCGTCGAAGCGGCAGTCGGCGATGTCGATCCATCCGGCATCCCCGCGCTCGGCGATCACCAGCGGCGCCAGAGGCTCGGTTTCTTCGCCATCGCCGTCGACGCCAGGGTCTTCCGATCCGAACGAGGAATTCACGGTCGTCGTGGTGACGTCCTCGACCGACAGTTCGGCAGCCTGGACGTGGCTGACCCGGAGGCGCTCGGGCGTCAGATGCTGGAGCGTCACGGTCCGCTCGATCTGGCAATGTTCGACGGCGAGCCCGCACAGCACGAAGAGGCAATCGACGATGTCGAGACGATCGCAGCAGAGGCGGCGGATGATGAAGTCTGTCTGACGCGACCGGTCGCCGCCGAAGACGCAGGAGACGAACTCGATCTGGTGCGGGCTGGTGAGCGAACCGAATATCGCGTCGTCCGGGCTCACCGCGATGGCGAGGTCGCGCAGGACGAAGCGGCGCCCCCGGTAGCGCAGGCGCTCGGCGATGAGGCCCGCTTCCCGGATGAGGGCGGTGAGTTCCTTCGGCGTCAACCTCTCGACGCCGACCGCCGCCGCCGCCTCGCGATCGATCTCGTGCAGATGGGCGAGCCGGGAGGCCAGACGGCGTATCCCGTCGCTCGGTTCCATGAATCCCATCGGCGCCCCCCGGCAGTTTCCGATGCACGCGATGATAGGGGTAACGTTACGGCATGTCCAGACGTCCCGGTTGTGGCCCGCGGCGGGACACGGCCTGCGCCGGGACACGACGACACTCCCGCCCGTGGTGCAGATGAAGGCTGATGCTGAGCGTGGCGGGCGGTCAGGTCCGCATGATGGGCGGGCGAGTGTCAGACCGGCCGAGCGCGCTCTGTACCGCCAGGGTCGATCCGCGTGAAGTGCGGCTGAGTTCCAGACCGACACGGAGAACGCGAAGGCCAAGGCGTACGGGTCTCAATCCGCGTGACATGCGGCTGAGTTTCAGACCAAGCGACACGAGAATCTTTCGAACGCGAGGGTCTCAATCCGCGTGAAGTGCGGCTGAGTTCCCGACGCTTCGGCAAACAACAATGCCTTCGCCGATGAGTCTCAATCCGCGTGAAGTGCGGCCGAGTTCCAGACCGGGGCAAACAACAGCTTCGCCGATGATTCGGTCTCAATCCGCGTGAAGTGCGGCTGAATTCCAGACTCACCCCATTCGATCATTCTGTCAAGTCTTGGCGAAAAACGGGTCTTTCCACGAAGAGACGACCCGCAAGAACGGTCAAATGGACCGTACCGAGAACAGTTTGCCAGGAAATCGCGCTATCTCTTTGCATATTATCATCTATCATCATCTCCAAAGAGGATCGGAGGGTTTTCGATGGTCGAAACGCGCGGGCCGCGACCCGTTCTGATCCGCGATGCCGACGTCTGGCTCGCCGCCTTCGGCGCCGACGCGCTGCGCGCGGCATGGGAGAAGGTCTCGCGCAACGGCGGCGCGGCGGGGGGCGACGGGATCGGCGTCGAGGCCTTCGCGGCGAACGTCGTGCGCCGGCTGGCGGATCTGCGGCTCGACATCGAGCGCGGCAGCTACGGTCCGGGGCCCGTGCGGCGCGTGCTGGTACCCAAGAAGAGCGGCGGCGAGCGCCCGCTCGACATTCCCTGCGTGCGCGACCGCATCGTCCACACCGCGCTCGCCGCCGCGCTCGGACCGCTGCTCGACGCCGAGTTCGAGCCGGGCTCCTTCGGCTACCGGCCCGGCCGCGGCGTGCGCCACGCCGTCGATCGCATCGGCTATCTGCGCCGCCAGGGCTTCTCCCACGTCGTCGATGCCGACATCGAGCGCTTCTTCGAGCGCGTGCCGCACGACCCGCTGATGGAGCGGCTGGCCGAGAGCCTGGAGGAGGGACCGATCGGCCAGCTTCTGGCGCACTGGCTGGAGCATTCGGCGCCGTCGGGCCGGGGCCTGGCGCAGGGATCGCCCCTGTCGCCGCTGCTGGCCAATCTGTTTCTCGACCGCATGGACGAGGCCCTGTCGAAGGACGGGCTGGCGATCGTGCGCTACGCCGACGACTTTCTGGTGCTCGCCCGCTCGCCCGACGGCGCCGAAGCCGCGCTCACCCGCACCGAGCGGGCACTGGCGCGGCTGGGGCTGACGCTCAACCGCGACAAGACGCGCGTCACGGCGTTCGAAGCCGGGTTCCGCTTTCTCGGCCACGTCTTCGCCGGCGCCTTCGCTTTCCCGGCGGCGGACGGGGAAGGGGAGCCGGCGGGCGCCGACGCATTGCTGGCACAGGTCGCGCGGCGCGATGCGGCCGACGCCGCCGAGGCGGAACGCCGCGAGGAGGCGGACGGGCGCCGCGCCCGCGCCCGGCTCGACGTCGGCCAGCGCGTGCTCTACCTGACGACGTCCGGGCGGTCGCTCGCCGTGCGCAACCGCGGCTTCCTGGTGCGCGAGAGCCTGCTCGGCACCGATGCGGCGGGCGAGCCGCGCGGCGGTGCCGACGACGACGGTTCTGCCGATCTCGTCGTCATCCACCCGGACGATTGCGACCGCATCGAGATCGGCCCCGGCGTCTCCTATGCGCCGGAAGCGATCGAACTGGCGCTGGCCAGCGAAACCCAGGTCGCCTTCGTCAACGGCCATGGCGAGACGCTGGGCCAGGTGACGCGCGGTCTCGACGGCAGGGCCGGCCGGCAGCTCGCGCAGGCGCGCGCCGCGCTCGACCCCGCATTGTGCCTCGGCTTCGCCAAACGCTTCGTCGAGGGGCGTCTGCGCAACCAGCGCGCGCTGCTGCGCCGGCTGAACCGGACCCGCGCCGACGAGGCCACCGTGCGGGCGCTGGCGAAGCTCAACCATCTGATCCGCCGCGTGCCGCACTGCCCGGATCTCGACGTGCTGCGCGGGCTGGAGGGCCATGCCGCCAGCCTCTACTGGCCGGCCTTCGGCGCCATGCTGGAAGGCCCGTTCTTCACCTTGCGCAAGCGCGACCGCGAACGCCCGGATGCCGTCAACATCATGCTCAACGTGACGGCCGCTCTTCTGGCGCGCGACGTCGGTGCGGCCCTGCTTCGTGCCGGGCTTCACCCCGGCTTCGGCATGCTGCATGCCACCCGCGACCATGGCGAGGCAGCAAGCTGGGACCTTATGGAGGAGTTCCGCCCGCCGCTGGCCGAGGCGGTGGTGGCCGCCGCGATCAACCAGAAGGTGGTGGGGGAGGCGATGTTCGCCCCGGCGCCGGGCGCCGCGACGCCGCGCATGCTGGCCGAGGGCTGGCGCGCATTGATCCGCGCCCACGAGCGCGCCTGCGGCCGCGAGACGCGCAATGGCGAGGGCCGCCGCCGCACCTGGCGCGCGCTGATCACCGATCAGGCCATCGCGCTGTCGCAGGCGCTCGAAGCGGGCGATCCGGCCGCCTATGTCCCCGTGTCGGTGGATTATTGAGGTGCCGCCCGTGAAGACCCCGCAGGATGCTCCGGCGACGCCGCCATCGGTCGTCTGCCGGCCATGGAGGAGGCGCCGGTGAAGAACCCGCAGGATGCCATCGCCTGGGCCATCGCCTACGACGTCAGCGACGACCGCGCCCGCGGCCGCATGGCCCGCGCGCTGGAAAAGCACGGCGTGCGGGTGCAGGGCTCGGTCTTCGAGGCCCGGCTCACGCAGGAAGCGGCCGCCGGCCTCCTGCAGCGCCTGTCGCGCCACTGCGGCCCCGGCGATTCGCTGCGCTTCTATGCCCTGCCCGCCAACGCCCTCGCCCGCTGCCTGCACCGGGGCGGCGCTCCGATGCCGGAAGACGGGCCGTTCTGGATCCTGTGAGGGCGGCGCGGGGTGGCCGTCCGCGACGCGCGGCGGTATCGCGGACGGGCGGCAAGGAGCGGCGTCCGCCGCCGTCGGTGCGGCTCGATCGGCGTAGTGTGCGGGTGGGTGCCGGACGGCCACCCACCGGCGGCCGGAGACGGCGGCCACGCTTCGTCTCAATCGGCGTGAAATGCGGCTGAGGTCCAGACAGATGGACACGGCCATGCTCCGCGACGAGCTGTCTCAATCCGCGTGAAATGCGGCTGATACCAGCGGTCTTTTCGATTGACCCACGGCGCTGCCCCTCATCCGCCTGCCGGCACCTTCTCCCCGCAAGCGGGGAGAAGGGGGCACGGCCGCGACGTCGTCACCAGGGAGGCGACCTTTGCGACTGGCGAAGCCGTCGGTGACGGCGTTCTTCTCCCCGTGTTACGGGGAGAAGGTGCCGGCAGGCGGATGAGGGGCGGCGCGAAGGTCGAAGGTAAAGGCCAGTAGTATGAGGTCCAGACAGAACACGCTCCCGGTGTTCGTCGAGTTCGTGTCTCAATCCGCGTGAAATGCGGCTGAGGTCCAGACCGCGGTTTGGACGGCAATCGTCGCCGTCTTAGGTCTCAATCCGCGTCAAATGCGGCTGAGGTCCAGACACGGGTGATGGAGGAAGCTCCTCCGCGCAAGTCTCAATCCGCGTCAAATGCGGCTGAGGTCCAGACCGAAGATGCGGCCGCCCGGCGCGCCAAGGCGGTCTCAATTCGCGTGAAATGCGGCTGAGGTCCAGACGACATACATTGCGGAGCACGGCCACAAGGCCTGTCTCAATCCGCGTGAAATGCGGCTGAGGTCCAGACGACATACATTGCGGAGCACGGCCACAAGGCCTGTCTCAATCCGCGTGAAATGCGGCTGAGGTCCAGACCCTTCTCGCCGCTTCGATCGCCGCCGTTTCGGTGTCTCAATCCGCGTGAAATGCGGCTGAGGTCCAGACCGAGGGTTTCCAGCAGGCCTGCACCGGAGTTTCCTGGTCTCAATCCGCGTGAAATGCGGCTGAGGTCCAGACTTCGCCGACAGGAACGCCCTAAGGGCCGAGAAGAAAGTCTCAATCCGCGTGAAATGCGGCTGAGGTCCAGACCGGATCGAAGTGCCGGTGGACGTCTACAGCTCGTCTCAATCCGCGTGGAATGCGGCTGAGGTCCAGACGAAACCCCTGCGCTGGCGCGACCCCCGCACCGTGTCTCAATCCGCGTGGAATGCGGCTGAGGTCCAGACCGGAATACACGTAGACGTCATGGAGGGATGGAGGTCTCAATCCGCGTGGAATGCGGCTGAGGTCCAGACTCCGCCGACCACGAGACCTACCAGCGGCTGGAAAGTCTCAATCCGCGTGGAATGCGGCTGAGGTCCAGACAGGAGCAGGAGAAGCAAGGGTTCACCTACTCGAGTCTCAATCCGCGTGGAATGCGGCTGAGGTCCAGACGGTACGGGCCCGCAGGACGGTGCCATCCGCAATGTCTCAATCCGCGTGGAATGCGGCTGAGGTCCAGACGCTGCATCACCACGCCG
The nucleotide sequence above comes from Aquibium microcysteis. Encoded proteins:
- the cas1 gene encoding CRISPR-associated endonuclease Cas1; amino-acid sequence: MVETRGPRPVLIRDADVWLAAFGADALRAAWEKVSRNGGAAGGDGIGVEAFAANVVRRLADLRLDIERGSYGPGPVRRVLVPKKSGGERPLDIPCVRDRIVHTALAAALGPLLDAEFEPGSFGYRPGRGVRHAVDRIGYLRRQGFSHVVDADIERFFERVPHDPLMERLAESLEEGPIGQLLAHWLEHSAPSGRGLAQGSPLSPLLANLFLDRMDEALSKDGLAIVRYADDFLVLARSPDGAEAALTRTERALARLGLTLNRDKTRVTAFEAGFRFLGHVFAGAFAFPAADGEGEPAGADALLAQVARRDAADAAEAERREEADGRRARARLDVGQRVLYLTTSGRSLAVRNRGFLVRESLLGTDAAGEPRGGADDDGSADLVVIHPDDCDRIEIGPGVSYAPEAIELALASETQVAFVNGHGETLGQVTRGLDGRAGRQLAQARAALDPALCLGFAKRFVEGRLRNQRALLRRLNRTRADEATVRALAKLNHLIRRVPHCPDLDVLRGLEGHAASLYWPAFGAMLEGPFFTLRKRDRERPDAVNIMLNVTAALLARDVGAALLRAGLHPGFGMLHATRDHGEAASWDLMEEFRPPLAEAVVAAAINQKVVGEAMFAPAPGAATPRMLAEGWRALIRAHERACGRETRNGEGRRRTWRALITDQAIALSQALEAGDPAAYVPVSVDY
- the cas2 gene encoding CRISPR-associated endonuclease Cas2 is translated as MKNPQDAIAWAIAYDVSDDRARGRMARALEKHGVRVQGSVFEARLTQEAAAGLLQRLSRHCGPGDSLRFYALPANALARCLHRGGAPMPEDGPFWIL